The Rosa rugosa chromosome 1, drRosRugo1.1, whole genome shotgun sequence genomic sequence CAATGATGGGGGAAGAAGGATTGTGATCGTATACGTCCATATAATTTGTAGTAGGTATTGGCCTGATCTAAAAATATAAGTAAAATATAAGGAtgatgaccatttacacaattttaggataaaaattgtccacttactccactaagagttttttactcccatttacccaatctaacatccatTGACAGTATTGtctttattttaattaataaattacattcaactctctctcagactctctccctctctctctgtatctctctctctctctctccatgtctGCAGATCGAAAATTTCCAGTCGTCCACCTATTCAACTCTCGGTTTGCTCCTCGAAACCACAACTGTCAATAACCACCACCGAGCTTCAGCAATGGCGTCCTCTAGGGTTTTGCTTTGGCAGGGGTGGTCGGGTTTCTAGTAAAGCTACTAGATCGGGTGCAACAGTGGCCGGACTGTGGCTAGGGCGCGACGCTTGGAGGACAACCTAGTCGGGCGGCGGGACAGGAGTGGAGCGACGGTGGTCGACCACTGGAGGTGATCCGGTAAGGGTGGTGCGACGGTAGTGTTGGTGCAGGGCATGCCTGGGTCATTGCTAGTGGGCTTCTGAAACCAGTGAGATTTGGTCTGGGTTTGGGAAATTCAAGCTTTGGAAAGAAATTGTCTGTTGCTTGGCCATGTCCCAAATTCTCTGCAATGTTTAGAGGTAGAGAACCCAACCCAGACCAAGCAgaatagccaaaaaaaaaaattctatgtCATTGGATGTGtctgtaactctctctctctctctcgctgaAGGAAGAAGAGGGGTAAGCAAATGTTGTATCTGGGCTTTGATTGCGGTGGTTTGTTTCTCCAAAAAATTGGCCGATTTCAATATGGGATGTTGCTAGaagttattgttttgtttattatgatttagttgggcaataataagatcattAGTGGGCAATAAAACGATTATTGGAAGATAATagtaagattattggggggcaattaaatatttattgggcaataataagattattacggggcaataataagattattggagagcaataataagattatttatttggataaacctactaaaactttcaaaattaaaaacatcttcatttttcactaattattgatccctaataaacttgttatttgggggtaataaaatgattattgaggggcaataatatggttactgggtattattagggggcaataaattcagacgccgaaatccggtcaccagtccggagTTCGCGGCCGGCCACCGGTCatcggagtccggcaaggtctccgatgacttctctctctaagtgacaaaggagagggcaaaaatgtccttaaaataaatcaaaatgaataaaaaaataattaattgggtattagggaaatgatctcttagagtgtttgggtaaatgagcaatctcttagagtgtttggataagtgggcaatttttatcctaaaattgtgtaaatggtcattatccctaaaTTACATAACTGCTTGCTATCTAAACTTAAAATTTGTTTCTGAAATAAGTGATCAAGAAAGATTGCCTTAGTACTAGTTGCTTTGTCCCAATGCGTTTACCAACCTACTCGGATAAAGAAATCGAGCTAAAATAAGTGTAGTACATATTAGAAGCAAACATATATATGAAAGGACAATGACATATTTGCCCTGTTTCCTGATATACAAATCCCTAGCAGCTAGGAGAAGAGAAGATTTTCAGTGTCATGATGGTTGAAAATTAACTAACATGAACCGTAAGATACGTGTCTGACAGGAGTGACAGCCTCTTTAACTCTCGGGCCACTTCTTCCATTGTTGGTCTTTCTGCACTACTCAACTTGAGGCATTGCTTTGCGAGTTCTGCGACTGTTCTGActtgttctttgttttcttccttAACTTGTGGAGCAAGAATCTGAAACAGGCCATTTTGTTGATCCATGGACAAAAGGAAATGACAAGTTATGATTCGTTGATTTTTTGGTCTATTAAAGGATATGGGCTTCTCTCCAGTTAAAATTTCTACCAAAACGACTCCAAAGCTGTAGACATCACTCTTATCTGTCAATTGGCCTGTAACGAAATACTCTGGGTCCAGATAACCGAGTGTCCTCTGCACCAATGTACTTATCTGGGACTCATTGCTAGGGACTAAACTTGGAGGTCCAAAACCAGCAACTTTGACCAAGCAATCAGTTAGTAAAATGTTGGAAGATTTGACATTTCCATGAATGATTGATGAAGAATGCAAATAAGCAAGACCTGCTGCAGATTCTGATGCTATCTCCATAAGGATATCCCAATGTGGCATTGCAACTTTCCCATTTTTCCAATCATGAATGTAATCGAAAAGGGTCCTGTTAGAGGTGAATTCATAAACCAAAATGGGAGCTTCAGTCTCTAAACAGCAGCCCAAGAACTTGATCACATTTTGATGGTTGATATGGGCAAGAGTGATAATCTCATTTATAAAACACTCGATTTGGCCCTCCTCCACTAGTACCTTTTCTTTTGCAAAACTGATCTCCatcacactacaccaaaaaatgaaacagaCGACGGGtttttttcgttgtgtgatttggaggcTCACCGTTGTGTATCAGAGCGTTGTCTGATTAAATTTTGCACAAGGGTGGTGCACCGTTGTATGATATAAAAACACACGACATATTTTTGTTATCAGCGTTGTGTTATCTCTCGACAGATGCCAAGCACAGCTGCCGCGCAGCATGACGTGCATCTTTCatacaacagaacttgtttCCAAGGTGTTGTTGGAAACCCTTGTCAGACAATATTTTTGTCATttcaccgtcgtctgatatACCATCACACTTCAGTTGTACACTATGGTTGTTGTGTGAATTGGTCTTGAACAACATAATTCAGTTCTTatcgttgtgtgattgtaaaatCAGAAGACATAGTTTTTTTACAACCATTGTGTGATATGTAAAGAGTGCATTGAGTGAATGACCCAATTTTTGTATTCAGACAACGTTGGATTGCCACACtataaaactgttgtacaatcattttcatttgctatattttgtgcatatatagctccattttacctaatgaacattGATCAATTGGAAAGAAAACACATTCCAAATGCTCAAATGAGTAATCAAACCCATTTCATATATCTCTTAATGTTAAAAGCATTTCCCAAAAGCTTATACAACTACGTAAAACATGCCACATATAGAGTTTGTGCAGGAACTTGGTTTCAATAGCCAACATATTGATACAAACTCTTGTCTTCCCACTATTCCAGGAACTTAGTCTGTGCAGCCATGGTGTCAAGCCTTTAAAGTTGAAGCGAGTGGTTTGCAATTTTTGTCCAAATGTCCAACCAAAGACACCTCAGCCAAAAAAGCCAGTCCAGAACCTATATACAAACAAATAAGCTTCAGAAAGTTGAAATTCCTTTCTATCCATCAGAACACAACCTTCTGCATGCCATCCAAAAGTGCATATATCCAATTGTTATGCTTATGATTTAAATATTGAAAGTTGCAAGTTAAGTTGTCCAAATAGAAGTCATATACATCTCTGAGCTGTATATTAGTCATTTGCTACACTCTTAATATGATTTGATTGATACATGCTAATATATACCAACCAATGTTACTTACAAACTTCGAATCGATATAGTGATAATTTATGTATGAAACAAAAGTGAAATGCATGAGTACTTTAAAAACAATTAGCCAAAGTCACCACTAGTAATATAAATGTACATACAAGCAAATGCTTTTCTTAAAAATCATATAGAGCTATCACTGAAACTCCTGACTTTAAAAAATATGAAAAGTAGAATCATAAAATCTGACCTTGTTGAAGAGGATCCCCAAGAAAGCATTTTCAGCATTGAATTATTTCAAGGCTGCTCAAGAATGGGATAGGGACCTAAAAAAGCCAAATAGCATTCTTTTAAGGCTGTGTTGGTTCC encodes the following:
- the LOC133737389 gene encoding putative wall-associated receptor kinase-like 16; translated protein: MEISFAKEKVLVEEGQIECFINEIITLAHINHQNVIKFLGCCLETEAPILVYEFTSNRTLFDYIHDWKNGKVAMPHWDILMEIASESAAGLAYLHSSSIIHGNVKSSNILLTDCLVKVAGFGPPSLVPSNESQISTLVQRTLGYLDPEYFVTGQLTDKSDVYSFGVVLVEILTGEKPISFNRPKNQRIITCHFLLSMDQQNGLFQILAPQVKEENKEQVRTVAELAKQCLKLSSAERPTMEEVARELKRLSLLSDTYLTVHVS